The sequence below is a genomic window from Uranotaenia lowii strain MFRU-FL chromosome 2, ASM2978415v1, whole genome shotgun sequence.
GATCATCATTGCAGCAAAAGCAAATTTCGTCttccaataatttttaattatttttatagttttgtattTAAACTTTGGAAAAAGTTACGCAAGTGTCTCGCTAAAGTCCTACTTGACCTGCAtgattgtcacaaaaaaaaacgatcaaatGTTCGTTTTAATACGATTGTAGacaatatttaacaattcaaaTGACCATTTGTCAACAAACGTTATGAAGAACTAGAATTGGCTCTTTACTGAATGTGTTATCAACCTACTATAATATCTGAGaacaatgtaaaaataaaagaaatataaaataagaaatataaattaatttacaaatttCTAAGATTTCGGTTTTTcacgtgaaaaaaaaactgtgtaaactgtgtaaaaaaaatttgataatttttcaataagtgAAGTATTGTTCTAGAGAAAAGTGTGTTCTCCCTACTGTTCAGAACTCTTATGTAACTAAAGCAAATGATGCATTCTTTTGATCTTCGATATGGAATCCGATATAAAATTTCAGGTTCTCATCTTCTGAGAGCCATTAAGTTGAAGATGTGTAAGAAGGTCTTACTTGTGCATCTGCTAGGCTTAATAGCATCGGTCGTCTCAACTGCTAACGATACACTCGAAGAGGAATACATAGATCTCCAGAATGAAACCTTTCCGGGACCCAGAGAGGGCTTATTCCTAACACTAAAATCGGAACTGGGACGTTTCGTTATTATCGATACGCTGCAGGAATTCTTCGCGGCCTGGCGCTTGTGCCAATCTCTAGGGCTTCGAATGGCTTCGGTAAACTCCGCAGACGACAGTCGCCAATTGCGGATATTGCTGGATAGATTCGGGAAATTCGACAGAGCCTGGCTGGCCGGCACCAATTTGGGCAGCTTAACGGGATGGGTCTGGATCACGACAAACAGGAAAATAACCTACTCCAATTGGCTTCCGGGAGAACCGAACAATGTCGGAGGAAACGAACGTTGTTTGGAAGTAAGCGGTCGATATCCGGAGCACTGGAACGATGCAAACTGTTTCGATCGACTGAATACGGTTATCTGTGAGAGGAATTACGATTTGTGTTGAGAATTCCTTCACCTTTATCggaaccagaaaaaaatttaatgaaaaaaaaatactttaccTGTTCTCTGTCTTCAAAAATTACTGCTAAAAGACGTCAAAGGTTTTTCTTTTAATCTATTTCTCCCTAtcaatgtgtttttttaaatgacaacCTGTGTAGTTAAGTTCAGTGAACAGgtgaatttgttgtttttccttATTTATGGAATAAAAGCTATGGgatcatgaaattttgatttggttccaattttttttttcaccatcaaaggataaattcagttttggattttattaaaatactaaaatttgatTGGGATCCGTATCAGTAGtggtgtttgaaaaaaaagcatcgCCACAAAGTCCTACGTTTAATAATATTGACTCAATTTGATCTGGGGACGGGAGTGTGTATTggataaaaatatcatgaaattgttttaaagatTATTAATTAATTCAACcactttcgttatttttttggataattttggaaaaaaatatcgaaatatatTTCCACTTTTAatgagttttatatttttttttgttgctataTTTTTAAACAGCTATACATTTTTGATGAAACTCACCGGTTCGGTTCCGGCAAGTTTTACGGATTGGAACGATCCGACTGCAGACGATTTCTGGAACACCGTGTAGAACCAAAACACGGTTTGTTTCGGTTCTCCACATGTTCAATTTGCAATAAGGACAAAAACGAACGACCTTAGACTAATGCTTTCGAGTTGCAACTATGACATTCTGGTATTGACAGAATTATCTACAAACTACTCCATCTTCAGATGTGACCGGAGTGATTCCACGAGTCAATTATCCAGGGGTGGTGGAGAACTGATCGCCGTCAAGGAAGTCCATCAATGCACTGCAGTCTCCGTGGAGGATTGCGATCAACTCGAGCAGGCCATTGTCCGTTTTAAACTACTACACCGAGCAATCTACGTTGTTGGTATTTATGTCAGGCCTTTATCCAGTCCAGGTGTATACAATGCACACAGCAGTGCCATCCAAATTGTATGCGACAAATTATCGAACGTGGACATTCTTCTTGTGATGAGCGAACCTTCCACATCTAGGCTGGCACTTTGATGATGACGTAAACGGCTATTCACCCACGAATGCTTCAACAGAACAAGAAGTTGTGCTGACAGAATCAATTTCCGCTGTCAGGCTTGTTCAAATGAATTGCCTAAGAAATGCGAATGGCTGAATTCTCGATTCAGCCTACGTCAATAATCCGGATTACGTCGAGCTTATTGGTCCACCCGTACCACTTCTGAAGATTGGCGAACATCACAAGCCATTCATTCTACACTGTGACATGCAGTTTACTCTACCAGTCCACGACAACGTTAGGGAAAACGCTACTGGCTTTgactttaaaagttgtgatctcgGCCTGTTGAATGATAAGCTTTCGACAATAGATTGGACACAAAACCTGAATTGCTCTTCTGTCGATGGAACAGTGGATGCATTCTATGATACATTGTACAACTTATTACACGAATTTGTACCACGTCACCGTAACACCACGTCCACCTT
It includes:
- the LOC129747973 gene encoding ladderlectin-like, with protein sequence MCKKVLLVHLLGLIASVVSTANDTLEEEYIDLQNETFPGPREGLFLTLKSELGRFVIIDTLQEFFAAWRLCQSLGLRMASVNSADDSRQLRILLDRFGKFDRAWLAGTNLGSLTGWVWITTNRKITYSNWLPGEPNNVGGNERCLEVSGRYPEHWNDANCFDRLNTVICERNYDLC